The genomic stretch TAATTCGGGGTGAGATTTGAATTGAAAATTGTAATTCAATTCGAGAACCAACAAATTTACGCCTTCTTTCGGCAAGACGTTTTCGATGAATTCTTGATAGAGTTCGATATCGTTTGAATTGATTGAAGTCAGGTGTAAGCCGCGAATGGGCATTGGCCCGGCAAATGTTGTTTGAAGTAGCGCAAGCAGCGGGATGAGGGCGAATAAAAATCTCATTGGTGTTCTCCAGTTTGCATTTTATTGTGATGGAGTTGTTTTTAAATCAACATCTAATTCAACGAACAACGGTAAGTGGTCAGACGCTTCGGTTTCGAGCACTTTTGCTTTGTTGACGCGTACGGTATCGCTGACGAATATAAAGTCAATTCGCTTGGTCGGTTTTGTGCTGGAATAGGTGAATTCGGGGCCTTCACCGCCTGATTCCCAGGCGTCGGAAAAGCGTTCTTTGAGACGCAAGTGGACTTCACTGTTGGGGGTGTCGTTAAAGTCGCCGCATAGAATGATGGGCGTATCGCTGTGTTCGTCGGCGAATTGGAGTATCTCTTTGACGTTGCTGAGGCGCTCTGCGTTGTCGGGGCGGTAGTCAATATGCGTTGCGATGAAAAGCAGCGGGTTTCCATTAATTTCGATTTTTGCATGGAGCAGGCCGCGTTGTTCGCCTTCGCGCAGCATTTTGTAGTGGTGATTGTTGGATTCCAAAATAGGGAAGCGCGAAAGGATGGCGTTTCCATATTCACCGCCCTGGTAG from Candidatus Hinthialibacter antarcticus encodes the following:
- a CDS encoding endonuclease/exonuclease/phosphatase family protein; this translates as MLIKPTSQSGYECNSESACACKRSSTEASRDVPMPRTVKDQVFLRWLLITVLTFMTIGAINAPAVELRVMTYNIHHAEGMDKKVDAARIAQVISSANADLVALQEVDRGVERSQKLDLPKIIASNLGFSFAFGKNINYQGGEYGNAILSRFPILESNNHHYKMLREGEQRGLLHAKIEINGNPLLFIATHIDYRPDNAERLSNVKEILQFADEHSDTPIILCGDFNDTPNSEVHLRLKERFSDAWESGGEGPEFTYSSTKPTKRIDFIFVSDTVRVNKAKVLETEASDHLPLFVELDVDLKTTPSQ